The bacterium genome includes a region encoding these proteins:
- the sppA gene encoding signal peptide peptidase SppA, which yields MKSKSTVILLSLFGFCFISLFIVMLYNLVWPDVSFGRKVALIELDGEIFDSRDIVRQFKKFRDDASVEAIVFRIESPGGGITPSQEIYDIIKKIRSGGKPVIASMGSVAASGGYYVACAADTIVANPGTITGSIGVIIQYPNVDQLLDKVGVKFTTIKSGQFKDALSPYRDMTKAEAEYLQNFVMNAYEQFVQAVAIERQLDTAYVRRYADGRVFTGQQAKDLQLVDVLGTYDDAVMIAGRRAGIEGEPEVVREKKRKPSLFEIFFDEDAGAKIGTFLPEFKSYPVISYKYGF from the coding sequence ATGAAAAGTAAATCGACTGTCATTTTACTGAGCCTGTTCGGGTTTTGTTTTATTTCGCTGTTCATCGTTATGCTGTATAATTTGGTATGGCCTGACGTGAGTTTTGGAAGAAAAGTGGCATTGATCGAATTAGACGGAGAAATTTTTGACTCACGCGACATCGTCAGACAATTTAAGAAGTTCCGTGACGACGCTTCGGTAGAAGCGATTGTCTTTCGCATCGAAAGCCCGGGCGGCGGCATCACTCCTTCGCAGGAAATTTACGATATCATCAAAAAAATTCGTTCCGGTGGAAAACCGGTGATTGCATCGATGGGCAGTGTGGCCGCATCGGGCGGTTATTACGTCGCATGTGCCGCCGATACGATCGTAGCCAACCCCGGCACTATTACCGGCAGCATCGGCGTCATTATTCAATATCCCAACGTTGATCAATTGCTGGATAAAGTCGGCGTTAAATTCACTACCATCAAAAGCGGTCAATTCAAAGATGCGTTGAGTCCTTACCGAGACATGACTAAAGCCGAAGCTGAATATCTCCAAAATTTTGTAATGAACGCTTACGAACAATTTGTACAGGCTGTGGCGATAGAGCGGCAGCTTGACACGGCCTATGTCCGTCGATATGCCGATGGCCGTGTTTTTACAGGACAACAAGCAAAAGACTTACAGTTAGTAGACGTTCTGGGCACATACGACGATGCAGTCATGATTGCGGGTCGACGTGCCGGCATCGAAGGCGAGCCGGAAGTCGTGCGTGAGAAAAAACGTAAACCGTCATTATTCGAAATATTTTTTGATGAAGATGCCGGCGCTAAAATCGGTACATTTCTGCCGGAATTTAAAAGTTATCCCGTCATCAGTTATAAATACGGTTTTTGA